The Candidatus Hydrogenedentota bacterium DNA segment AACATCCGAGACCGCAAGAACGGCTGGCCTAACATTCTGCTCTGTCGCTGAAATTGTGTTCGCGCGCAACTTTGGCTATACAGAAAGCGACGAACACAAGAGGAGAGCTTAGACGTTGTGTTCTCTTCATCCTGAATATCCTGTGCATCCTTGTTGAGTAGTCTTTGTGCATTTGGATTTTGGAGGGCGCTTGTATGGAAAAGTCGGAATCAAAACACCCGAATGTGTCTGCGTGAGGAAATGAGCGGATTGAATTCATGTCCTGTACATTTTGTGAGTCCTTGTTAAAATGTCTTCAATTCTCTCTGTAAATGATCTTCGGACGTACTTCCGCACGGAAAGCGGTAATGCGCTGGCCGTTGACGGCGTGTCGTTCGAGGTGTCTGCTGGGAAGACGCTTGCGCTGGTGGGCGAGAGTGGCTGCGGAAAGACCGTAACCGCGCTTTCGCTGATGGGGCTCGTGCCGCGGCCGCCGGGTTATTATCCCTCCGGCGAAGTGCTATTTGAAGGACGCGATTTGCTTCGTTTGCCGTTGCGCGAATTACGCAAGATACGCGGCAACCGGATCACCATGATATTTCAAGAGCCCATGACTTCGATGAACCCGGTGTTTCGCATCGGTTCGCAGATGGGCGCCGCAATCCGCCAGCACCGTAATGTGTCTCGTGCCGAAGCACGAAAACGCTCCATAGAACTACTCGACAAGGTGGGCATTCCCGCGCCCGATGAGCGTATCGACGATTATCCACACCAATTGTCCGGAGGCATGCTTCAACGTGTCATGATCGCGATGGCGCTGGCATGCGATCCTGCGCTGCTTATTGCCGATGAACCGACCACGGCACTCGACGTGACCATTCAAGCGCAGATCCTGGAACTACTGCGACAATTGCAGTCCGAGACGGGCATGGCGATTCTGCTGATCACGCACGATCTGGGAATCGTTGCGGAAATGGCCGATGAAGTGGCGGTGA contains these protein-coding regions:
- a CDS encoding ABC transporter ATP-binding protein, with protein sequence MSSILSVNDLRTYFRTESGNALAVDGVSFEVSAGKTLALVGESGCGKTVTALSLMGLVPRPPGYYPSGEVLFEGRDLLRLPLRELRKIRGNRITMIFQEPMTSMNPVFRIGSQMGAAIRQHRNVSRAEARKRSIELLDKVGIPAPDERIDDYPHQLSGGMLQRVMIAMALACDPALLIADEPTTALDVTIQAQILELLRQLQSETGMAILLITHDLGIVAEMADEVAVMYAGKIVEHAPTKALFAKRMHPYTQGLFESLPSMHQRGARLHTIKGIVPPATRFPEGCRFHPRCPHVMQACRENAPGLRETHEDHCVACWLHDTTQKTEIRSARAGS